GGGCACCATCATCCGTGCCGTGGTCCCCGGTGTGAAGGTGGGGGAACTCTGCCTGCTGCGCAATCCCTGGGAAGACTGGAGCCTCAAGGCCGAGGTGGTGGGCTTCGTCAGGAACGTGGCCCTGCTGTCGCCCCTGGGCAACATGCAGGGCATCTCCCCGGCCACGGAAGTCATCCCCACGGGCGAGATCCTTTCCGTCCCCGTGGGCCATGAGCTGCTGGGCCGTGTGGTGGACGGTCTGGGGCAGGCCATGGACGGCGGTCCGGCCATCAGGACGCGCACCCACTATCCGCTGGTGGCCGAAGCGCCCAATCCCATGACCCGCAAGGTCATCAGCAAGCCCATCTCCCTGGGCCTGCGCGTCATCGACGGTGTGCTGACCTGCGGGGAAGGGCAGCGCATGGGCATCTTCGCCGCGGCAGGCGGCGGCAAGTCCACCTTGCTGTCCAGTATCCTCAAGGGCTGCACGGCCGATGTCTGCGTGCTGGCGCTCATCGGTGAACGCGGCCGCGAAGTGCGGGAATTCATCGAACGCGACATCGGCCCGGAAGGCCGCAAAAAGGCCGTGCTCGTGGTCTCCACGTCGGACCGTTCCTCCATGGAGCGGCTCAAGGCCGCCTATACGGCCACGGCCATTGCCGAATATTTTCGTGATCAGGGCAGGAGCGTATTGCTGATGATGGATTCCGTGACCCGCTTCGGACGCGCCCAGCGCGAGATCGGTCTGGCGGCCGGAGAACCGCCGACTCGCCGGGGCTTCCCGCCTTCGGTCTTTTCGGAGCTGCCCAAGCTCATGGAGCGCGCGGGCAATTCCGACAAGGGCTCCATCACCGCCCTGTATACCGTGCTGGTGGAAGGAGATGACATGACCGAACCCATCGCCGACGAGACCCGGTCCATCCTTGACGGGCATATCGTGCTTTCGCGCAAGCTGGCCGCTGCCAACCATTATCCCGCCATCGACGTCCAGGCCAGCGTCAGCCGCGTCATGAACGCCGTGGTGGACAAGGAGCACAAGGCCGCGGCCCAGGCCCTGCGCAAGATACTGGCCAAATACGCGGAAGTGGAGCTGCTGGTGCAGATCGGCGAATACAAGAAAGGGGCCGATGCCGAGGCGGATTTTGCCCTGGGGCATATCCAGGCGGTCAATGATTTTTTGCGCCAGGGGCTGGAGGAAAAAAGCTCGTTCGAGGAGACCCTGGCGGCTCTGAAAAAAGTCGTGCTGTAAGCGGGGCACGGCCTCCGCATGCGGCAAAGGTGCATCATGGCGCAACGACGCTATCCTTTGCAGGCCCTGCTGTCCGTCCGCCACTATCGGGAAGACGCCGCCCGCAATGCCTTGCGGCTGGAGGAACGGCGGCTGGTACAGGCCCGTGAGGAAGCGGAGCGGCGGCGGATCGAGCTGGAACGTTACCGTACCTGGCGGCAGGAAGAAGAGGAGCGGCGTTACGCCGCCATCATGGGAGCGACCCTTTCGCTGGAAGAGGTCGCGGATTTCCGGGCCGCCCTGGGGGCACTGGCCACCGGGGAACAGGAACGCCTCCAGGCCGTAGGGCAGGCCGAGGAGCAGGTGCGGCAGCAGGAGCAGGCCGTGACCGGTGCGCAAAGGGCCGTGGCCCTGGCCCGCCGGGAAGCGGCCAAGATCGAGAAACATCGTGATATCTGGCAGGAGAACGCCAAACGGGAGCAGGAGCATCTGGAAGATCTGGAGCTGGAGGAGTTCGCCACCCCTTCCCGCGCCAGTGACGATGCCTGAGGCCCCCAGCAGGCTGTTCTGCCGGATCCCGCAAGCCCGCATGGCGGCGTATGCTGGAGGTGTCCATGGGCATGGAGATCAGTTCCCGGCGTTTGCAGGAAGCGGATTCCCGCACGCAGACAGGGCGTGAAGACGCAGAACGCCCCGTGGACGGCAGGGACAAGGAGCGTTTTGACCGGGCCATGCAGGAATCCCGGGAACGGGACGGGCAGGGCGGTCAGGAGGATGGCCGGGGCGGTTCCCGGCAGGAGGCACCGTCGCCCCAGGCGCTGCTGGACAGCCTTTTCGGCAGCCGCATGCGGAACATTCAGCCCACCGCCGTACAGGCAGCCCCGGCTCCCGGGGAGGTGGATGCCCTCGTGAGCGAGCTGGTCGACCGCATCCTGGTCTCCGAACCGGGCAAGGGGGCCCCGGAAGTCCGCATCACGCTGGGGCAGGGCCCGCTTTCCGGTGCAGAACTGTGCCTGGCCCGGGCGCAGGACGGCCAGCTGTTCATCCGACTTGCCTGTGCCGACCCCGCTTCCTTCCAGACGGCGGTGGGGGCCCAGGATGCCTTGCGCAGCGCCCTGGAGCGCAGTGGCGAGAACGTGCGCGTGGAGATCGTCCAGAGCCGCACGGACGGCGGCAATGAAGGCGATGCCCGGCAGCAGTCCCGGGGCCGCCGGGACTACGTCCCTGACGCGGAGTAGGTACGGCCGCCACACGGCGCGCCATGATATTTTCCCCCTCCGAAAGGGGAGCGGGCAGAGCCCGCTGGTTTTCGGAAAAGGTGAGCCATGTCCCAGGAGATCCCTTCCCGGCCTTTCCGCCCGCCGGTGCTGCCGCCGTTGCAGGCACGGCTGGTCAATGCCCTCGTCTGCCGGGTCCTGCCGCTGACCGTACCGCTGGATGCCGGTGCGGAGCAGCCTGTTCCCTGCATGCTGTCGTTCAATGCCGCGGCGGCCACCGCGGAACAGGATGCCCCCTTTGCTCCGGCGGCCGTGCTGTACCTGAGCAGCGGCGAGGACCTGTGGCGCTTGGAATGGTCATCCCTGGAGGCACTGGCCCTGAGGCCGGATCTGGCCGCCTGGCGCAGTTCCCTGCCTGCAGGGGAGCAGACGTTCGCCCGTCTGCCCGGCGAATTGTGCCTGGCCGTTCTGGAGCGCCTGCTGGCGCCCGCGCTGCAACAGCTGGAACCCTTCCTGGGCTGTGAGCTGTGCTGTGCCGGTACCCCGCAGGCCGGAGCGGACTGGGGCGGGCCGCTGCCCCTGCGCCTGGATCTGCCCGGCGGTGAGGCTGTTTTCCTGCGTCTGTCCTGGGCCAGGGAGAATGCCGCACGTTATGTGCTGGAACGTCTGGAGCAGCTCCCCATGCGTACGGAGGCCGGGGCCCGCTTCACGGGGACGCTGGCCTGCCCCCTGGAAGCGGGGCGCATACTCCTGCCGGCAGACGAGGCCGCGACGCTCGTACCGGGGGATGTTCTCCTGCCGGAGAGCTGGGTACCGGAGATGCCGCGCCTGCGCCTGCCGCAGGGCAGGGCGCTGGCCTGCCGGCTGGGGGACGGGATTTTGTCCGTACTGGGGCCGGATATGGGCGACCCCGGGCGGGAGCCTGCAGAGAAAGGAAGCGAGGACGGCATGAGTGAAGAACATCTGGCCCCCACCGGGGCCGTCCGGGATGACGGGCCCGCCGCAGAAGCCGCCGCGGTGGACCCCGCGTCCGTCGGGGCGCTGGAATTGCCTGTGGTCTTTGAGATCGGCAGGCTGCATCTCCGCCTGGACGAACTGGCGGCACTGGTCCCCGGGCATACGCTGGCCCTGGGCGGCGAGACGCCGTCGCCCGTCGTGGACATCCGTGTGGCGGGGCAGCTTCTGGCACAGGGGCGTCTGGTGGATGTGGGCGGCATGCCGGGCGTGCAGATCACCCGCATGCATGCTGCCGGACAGGACAGCGCTGCGCCGCAGGGGGCCGGGGATGGAACTGGCCGGGATTAATCCCCTTTATCTCATCGCGGGCCTGGCGCTGCTGGGACTGGCCCCCTTCCTGCTCATGATGGTCACATCCTACGTGAAGATCGTGGTGGTCACGAGCCTTGTCCGCAACGCCC
This is a stretch of genomic DNA from Desulfovibrio piger. It encodes these proteins:
- the sctN gene encoding type III secretion system ATPase SctN produces the protein MAFEYIGDLLEEAVRDVNPLETRGRVEQVVGTIIRAVVPGVKVGELCLLRNPWEDWSLKAEVVGFVRNVALLSPLGNMQGISPATEVIPTGEILSVPVGHELLGRVVDGLGQAMDGGPAIRTRTHYPLVAEAPNPMTRKVISKPISLGLRVIDGVLTCGEGQRMGIFAAAGGGKSTLLSSILKGCTADVCVLALIGERGREVREFIERDIGPEGRKKAVLVVSTSDRSSMERLKAAYTATAIAEYFRDQGRSVLLMMDSVTRFGRAQREIGLAAGEPPTRRGFPPSVFSELPKLMERAGNSDKGSITALYTVLVEGDDMTEPIADETRSILDGHIVLSRKLAAANHYPAIDVQASVSRVMNAVVDKEHKAAAQALRKILAKYAEVELLVQIGEYKKGADAEADFALGHIQAVNDFLRQGLEEKSSFEETLAALKKVVL
- a CDS encoding FliM/FliN family flagellar motor switch protein, yielding MSQEIPSRPFRPPVLPPLQARLVNALVCRVLPLTVPLDAGAEQPVPCMLSFNAAAATAEQDAPFAPAAVLYLSSGEDLWRLEWSSLEALALRPDLAAWRSSLPAGEQTFARLPGELCLAVLERLLAPALQQLEPFLGCELCCAGTPQAGADWGGPLPLRLDLPGGEAVFLRLSWARENAARYVLERLEQLPMRTEAGARFTGTLACPLEAGRILLPADEAATLVPGDVLLPESWVPEMPRLRLPQGRALACRLGDGILSVLGPDMGDPGREPAEKGSEDGMSEEHLAPTGAVRDDGPAAEAAAVDPASVGALELPVVFEIGRLHLRLDELAALVPGHTLALGGETPSPVVDIRVAGQLLAQGRLVDVGGMPGVQITRMHAAGQDSAAPQGAGDGTGRD
- the sctO gene encoding type III secretion system stalk subunit SctO, which gives rise to MAQRRYPLQALLSVRHYREDAARNALRLEERRLVQAREEAERRRIELERYRTWRQEEEERRYAAIMGATLSLEEVADFRAALGALATGEQERLQAVGQAEEQVRQQEQAVTGAQRAVALARREAAKIEKHRDIWQENAKREQEHLEDLELEEFATPSRASDDA